The Hippopotamus amphibius kiboko isolate mHipAmp2 chromosome 13, mHipAmp2.hap2, whole genome shotgun sequence sequence GGTTCTCCTTCTATAGTTTTCCCAAGGCTGCATTGATGATGTGGCAAAATTAATGTGGTAAGAAAGAGAATAGGATAGTTAAGCTAATCTTCAATTTCTACTTCAGGAATGGCCTTCCTACCTGATTTTTATGAACTAATTAAACTCtatcttccatttttccttttataacatGGAACTAACTTTCAGACAGCAATTTTCTAACTTGGCCATGGATGCAAAGATGTCATATCGGAGGCCTTCATTTCTCctctaaaacattaaaacaatgaaaagaaacagcAGGATCAAAAGAATCAACATGAAACCAAACCaatcctatttttaaatgtttccaacCTTGGTTCAAAACAGCCTCATGAGGACTGTTTTCCAAACAGCAGTGTATGAAgccatctactttttttttttaatctttattggagtatagttgctttacagtattgtgttagtttctgctgtacaagaaagtgaatcagctatatgtatacatatatccccatattccttccctcttgagtctccctcccagcctccctatcccacccctttaggtctacacaaagcatcaagctgacctCCTTGTGCTCTGTAGCAGTGAAGCCATTTACTTTTGAAAACTGCTTTTCCTATAGAGACGTATCCTGTTTTCTATGCTTGGAGAAGCAGGGAATATGCATGCTGGCATTCAGTAGTAACGAATATGAAatagaccattttttaaaaagtcataggAATGTTAAAGTCCATGTTGACTGGTTTTTACATTTACCCAGCAGCATTCCCATGCTAGCGTTGGCATGGAGACTGGAAAAGGAAACTTTCCACCAATCTGTCACTTGCTACTGTTTCCACTTATTTTACCATGAATGAATctgattttaacaatttttttaaccgttaaaaaaaagtttgatgcttttctgttttctctttcaagacatttctcaaacacaaaaacacatatGAAAAAGGTTTTTTATAATCAGTCAAAGATTTACTTTTCCAAATACTCAGCTGTTTAACATTCGGATAAttgcctgttttttttcccccacatttaGTCTGAATGCTTTGGCATGGGGGAGCCCTACAGTCTGAAAGTAACTTTGTCCGGACTCTCCTCACTGCATTTATtatagaagctggaagaagcatcTGCTTTTCAACACTTTGTGGTCCTAATGGGACTAGGGAAAGCTGAGGTTTCAGTAGGAAAGCTGGGCTTCCCAAAACTTACGTGGAAGCAAGTTTGGTTTGGTCACATCTAGATATTCTTGAAATTAATTTCGTTGAGGAAGAACAGGTTGAGATTCTTGGAGCTAGGCTCGAGGTCACAGGTGGAAGGCAAATCTGTCACTGGTAGCCTGTCACAGGTGGCCTAGAACCAAGTAGGCACTCAAGTCATGTTTACAGGAACGAACAAAACCCAGTTACGCTGTATTGCATCTTATAAAGACCGAAGGGTGATTATTTGGGGCTGGAAAGTAAAAGACAGAGCTGCCTACCTAGAGCTTCAGGGGCCTCAGGCTGGCATCCGAAGCCTGGCGATCTCATTTCGCTTTGGCATCATTCTGAACTGCTCTGTCTGAAGCTGGCGCGATGTTAAAGGGAGGAAATGCATGCGAAGAAAATCAGAGAGCAGAGGGTCGGGAACAGATGTGAGCAGAAAGGGACAGcatttgaaatgaaagaaataaattggACTCTCACAGCTGGAAGCACAAACCCCTCAGTGTCGTCAGGGATGTGGGATGAGGGGTAATTTTGCCCTCCCTTGGGTCCcgtcccgccccccacccccccggccctCTTCCGCCACGTTTTCCACGTTTCCAGAGTGTGTGTTTGATGTCTGTCTTTTCTCTTCGGTTATTGGCCCCTAAGGATGGACCCAGTGGCAGTAGGTGGCATACAGAAATGAAACAACCTGAGCGGTTCTTATCACCTCCCTTGCTTCCCCGGTGCGTGCACAGCGCCTAGCACGTAGTAGGCGCTCCCGACACATCTGGCGAGCAACTGGGCTGCAAGTGTGCGGCGCTGAGCACGTGGAGCTGAGGAAACCGGGACAGCAGAGCCGGGTGTCTCTGACCCCAAAAGCCGTGCGGGCGCGTGCGGAAGGCGGCGGCGGGCGCGAGGCGCGGGGCCGCCCGGGAGCGGGGCGCCGCGTGGGGGGCGCTGCCTGCGTGGCGCCCGGGGGCGGGGGCACGGGGGGCCGCGGGGGCACGGGGGGCCGCGGCGGCACGTGCGCGGCGGGAacgcgggccgggccgggccgggccgggtggGCGCGGGGGGTGTGCCCGCGCCGTGGCCCCGCGCGTGCAGCGGGCCGGGCGGCGGCGTGAGTCACGGCGGGGCTCGCCTTTATAACCGCCGGCAGGCtcgcgcgagccgcccgcccgccgccgctcTGCGCTCCAGCCCGCGCGCCCCCAACGGCCCCCCAACCGCCCGCCCAGGCCCGAGGGCGCCATGAGGAGCCCGCGCTGCGCCccgctgctgctcctgctgctcctgCCTCCGCGGCTGCTCACGCCCCCCGCCGGGGACGCCGCCGTCATCACCGGGGTAAGCGGCCCCCGGCGCACCTGTCTGCCCGGGATGCGCGCCCGCCGCGCACCCGGGGGGTCGCCGGGTGGGGGGGAAGGGTTATCgcggcggggaggcggggggcaCCGGGAGGGTCTTCCCGGGCGGGCACACCTGCCCCGGTCGCCCCTCGGCGCACTTGGTGCAGTGTCCTGCTTGCAAAGCAGCGGACGGCCGGGACGTCGGGCGCTCCCTGGAAGAAAAAGTGACCACCGTCTCACCCCACCACCTTCATCACCACCTTCTCCCGCTTACTTCCCTCTCTCCTCGTGTTTGGTCTGTTTCTCTCTTAAGCTAACTTTCCTTTCGCGGCTTTCTCAAGCACTTTCCCCAGACGTTCCAGCCTTTATCCTTAAAACTTAAGTGCCCTGAAGTTGCAAAGGAGCAAGACCAATAGCCCCAAATGTCAGCAGTCTTAATTCTGTAGTTAAGCAGTTGGCTCCCCCAAGCATCCTCCGCAAAAACCCTTTGAAATGACTTGGTCCGAGGACATGTATACACTTTGAAAAGCAATGTGGACGCTCCTTCTGGGTTCCaagtttgtatgtatgtatgtgtttatttttcttccaatgaCCTGAGGGTCTCGCTGTAAAAAAGTGTTCCATTTCCAGTTCCTGATATATCAAGCACCTCCAGTGCCCTGGCTTCATTATGGAGTAGGTTGCCCTGTAGATGTTTCAGTTTAGAGAGATGTCTTCATCATGTGTAGAAGTAGGAACTAGTTCAGTTCTCTCCTCGGTTCACCAACAGTTTTCTTTGTGTGGATCTGAAAAATAAGTTTACAGCCCAAGATAAAAATGTCTGGTCTACGTCAATAATGCAGAATCGCTACCATTTCCTGACTGTTAactgttttactcttttttaagtctgaaattattttacacCTCCATTAAATTCTTTCAGATATCTAAGTGCACAGAATAGGGTTTAAATAAAACTGTGTTTGAAATGATGATACACAGATAGTGAAATCACACTTAAATTTAAGGGAAGTGTCATTGTCTTGAGAAAATTAAGCTCTATTGTCTCCATGTTAGTTAGTAGACTTATAGCACATTCAGAGTCCTTGCACTGTAACAGTATTTGGTTACAGCCAATAGATATTTGGGTTACAGCCAAGAGATAATTATAAGCATTGTGATATTTATTAGAATAGCGTGTAGAGATTTTTACAAATGTCTTTGAATAGCTTTGTCTGTCGGTGTGgttgaaaaaaagtttttgcaGGTCTAATACGTGAGAATTGAAACCTGATTAGTTTTCCCCCGCTCTTTCCCTGCTGgctcattttaaatttctcctaATCCTCTGAGTCCCAAATTCCTTTGTGGTATAAgtatctttttgttctattcacaaCATAACACTATTTGAATAGATCAGCATGGGTTAAATATGAAGGGCATTAGGAAACAGCTGTctaattagaaatatataaaccTGTGCAGTTCTTTGCATTTCCAAGAACTgaagcttttttgttgttgttacaaaatgaaattttatcacaTTGAATGTTTATCTGCTAAGGTTTAGATTGggtttattatataattatgtgtgctgtttttcttgttttaaatcagtgcaacacaaagaattttaaaaaatttgcctaAAATAACATGGCAGTAAAGAAATGCAGTTATGTTTGCATGACAGGAACCATCTGGAGTCAAATGAAAAAGTCAGTAACTTATCTAGATATGTCATTTCTGGGATGTTAAACATCCAAGTGATTGATTGAATTTTaagggatttttgtttgtcttattaGAAGAGCTGGTGGGGCTTCAGAATTCCTGGTCTTGAGCATctgttgaaataaaatattgcctgAAACCTCCACGTTAAATATCTACTTTTGGGGGGATAGTatatgtagttatttttaaattgatttatatGTCCACATAGATTTGTTAACACTGTATTGGAAGAGATTGTGTATTGAACATCTCATTTATGGCATGTAATGGCTACACATGCTTGATTTCTGGCAttcaaataaaaattggaaaaatggaaatgcttatatattttcctataaatGTCCAAACACCCCAAGATGAAAATTGTAGTTTTTAATCcagatatttgttttaaatagccTGAGAAAAATTCTAATGCAAGGACAAAAAAAACTATTCTAAAGCAAGATAGTTGATcacttttaatgaaaaaataatgaagtgtgtgcccatatatttacattttgagAAATTATAGTTGTCCCCCAAACTGAGAACTCTGAAGAAGTGTTTTAGTTGTTTCCATTAAATCTGCATTTAAATTGGTGTCTAAATTATAGACTTTTTAGCTTCTTACATATATAGCACAAGATGCTTTTACCTTATCGCTGCACACCATTCAAACAAAGCATCCTATTTATGGTTGGTTCTAGGAGAGAACGGTAGTTCTTCAGATGTATTTTCATGCAAATAAGTTTAGACTTCATTATTTACTTCTATTTAGTCAAGTATGGAAATTCTTCCATAGTTGATTCTTTGATTATAtgtatttgcaatttttttattaaaattaggaaCAAATGTCTTAAGTAATCGATGTTGATAATTCATCTGTCGCTTGCATTTCTAAATCCAGTGGATCTTATAGAATAGCTCAGCTAATTTTGTAAAGTATACATACGTATATCCTAAGCCAATAATTTCCTTTTTGCAGGTTACTCACCcagaaaaaaagtcacatgaGGCAGGAAGTCTTGGTCTGTCCATTCTCAACCtatgagatttctttctttcagaaggAAATGGTGAAAATCAATCCAGTGGTGTGTGAAACATCAAATCTCATGAaccaaaatgcaaatatttgaaagagaaagcgactcatgcttttaaaatttacgTCAGTGCCTTCACAGGTCTGGAGCATTTCATGCCAGGTTTAGAGACCATTTAAATCCCTTTCTAAAATTGGGCCCAATGTATTCTGCAGTTAATAGTCATAAAATCTTGCAATTCGATTTATGTAGCTCCTAATGGCCACATATGCTAAAAGACGAGCACAGATTCTTTCTTCAGGTTCAAAGCCGATTCAGCCATAAAGTACGAGAAAAAGAgagctgattttgtttttttaaaaaatcttgtgaTTTAGGATTTTCATAATGGGTGGGCCAttatttaggcttttttttttttttttaacccacgtGGGAAAATCACTTCTGATCAGATTTTATTGTGAATGTGTTCAAGCACATGAAGAtaacagttctttttttctatgtaaGATTATTAAAATCATAGCGTTTGGATATCAaaaaggcatttttcttttttttttttttttaaactgctaatTCTAGATCCCCTTAGCCTGAGTCCTTCCTGTTATCTATATTTATCTGTTTGCTTATTACATTTCAGGCCTGCGACAAGGACCCCCAGTGTGGTGGAGGCATGTGCTGTGCTGTTAGTATCTGGGTTAAGAGCATACGGATTTGCACACCGATGGGCAAAGTGGGAGACAGCTGCCATCCGCTGACGCGTAAAGTTAGTATATACATTTGTGTTCTTGGTAGGTCTCTTACGATGCAGTAACTCAACTCTAGACGAGACCTATATGACATGAAACCCAGGGCAATGTGCTAGAGATTGGAAATCAGAGAAGATGGAGTGGAAAtccacctcctctctcctttccctttccatTTGAGAGACATGTATCCTTTACCATCCTTATTCTACTGATCATTTACATATCATTGTTCTCGTGGCATTAGAaacatttcatgaaaataatttcaaacactTAAATTTGCTCAAAAAATTTtggaatgtgtatatatgtacacacacacatatatatatgctatgtgtgtctatgcatatatatatgtttaaagcaaattacatatttgtgtatgtgtatacacacacatgcatacacacacatacacaatatctgcttctttgcagaaatgagaGTATGAAAGCTCTTGAAAATACTTTTCATGTCAGACCTGCTGAAAAGGCAGAAGTACATAAGTTTGTGTCTTGGTTTTTGCAGAAAATCATCCACGATGCAGTCACTCTTGTATCTGAACTTGAAGTCCTATATTTTGACTCTCTTCACAGGATGCATTGTTCACAGCCTTGGAGGTTCATGATATTTCTTGTATCTGAACTTGAAGTCCTGTGTTTTGACTCTCTTCACAGGATGCATTGTTCACAGCTCTAGAGGTTCATGATATTTaactttccaatttattttatcGTCTAACAGCTCAGTATCACAATACCCTAAACATCACTTTTGAAAAGTTATTGACAAGAAGTAGCAGGACCGATGGCAGGACTTGGACAGGGCTTTAGAGGCTTTGTCCCCAGGGGTTGCAGATCTCCTGTCTGCAGGGGCCGGGCAGCTGTACGTGACTTCTGGAGGCGGGTAGGTTGCAggcaggagggagcagagaagtTTGTGGAGCCTGGAGAATCCAAATGCTTGAAATACAGTATGATTCCGGCCAAATTCCAGAGGGATGCCAGGTTGTGGTGCCTTGCTCTCCTCGTGCTACATCCTCACTTACCCAGCAGTTACATGGGGTCTGGGGCGCGGGGAGGGGTGTGTGCTGAAGAACACGTCCCAGGCCTGGTGGTTTGCTGGAGGCGAGTTCAGTCCTCTGCAGTGTTTGCTCTGCACGTCGTATCCTCTCGTCTCAAAATAGGTTGAATGTTTTCAAAGCAAAATGAATTCcgccttctgccttttttttagCCCCCACATGTGGCTCAGGGTTTAAAACTGTAGGAGAGCCAAACGTCTTTCCCGTACTCCACAATCACAGATCACAGCTCATATTTTGACTCTCTTGGAATGAAATAAGGAAATTAATGGGCTTGGGTTTCGCTCTGTGCGCTGTAGTAGATCCTGGCTGATTGGACCCATCTGAAGACGGCACTGGGCTCTGCTGTGGTTTCCTTGAGAAACACTTCCTGTTGCCTTTAGACTTTTCCTCTCTGTGGTTTGACTGCTGGAGCTGGTACTGTCGTTTGTAAGCATGATATGCACCTTTTATTCTTGGCCATTTTGAGACAGGAAAGGTTTTAGACCGTTAGTTGTCTGGCTCAGTGCCAAACGTTGTCCGGCTCTGCCGCCTTTGGCATTGATCTCAGTTTTTTTCATCAGGCTTATCCAGCACAAGTCATCTTTTGTCCATTGGTGTCTCTGTTGCTGAAAAGTTGACTCTTCGTCAGCCTTCTTTAAGAATTACGTTGTCTTTGTACAGTGTTAATCTAACCTCACATGCCCCAGGTAGTAGAATCTTGCAGCCGGTTTGCTAAAACGAGCCAAGAGTGACACACTCTGGGGACCTGTTTTGGTATAGGCAGCACTACTAGTTGCCATTTGTTGAATGCCGTGGTGTAGCAGACACTCGATACTAAATGTGGATGTGTTTCTGATTTCATCACTGACAGCAAGCCTGTAAAGTAAGGTTTGGTTTTGTCCCATTCTCCATACAACGTTCAGACTCAGACGGCTCAGTAAGTCCCAAGGTGATAGGTCAGAGGGCAGGCTCTGGATTTCACTTCTGTCTGACGCTCCGTTGTCTGTGTGGTCCTACTACCCACTGTATTCTTCTACTTCCGTAAAAGCTGTCGTCgtgtttaatttgaattttttttctttttcagtgcagTTTTTAGCACAGTTAACCCAGACTGGTTTGTGTGGGGAAGATGCTCACTGAGATGAGGGATAACACTGCAGAGGTGCAGTCTGTCTCATCCTGTAGTTGCGATGAGTTTTCCAAATCTGAGATATTTTGACAAGAGAACTGGATTCTGTTTCCCCGGTTCCTCTAATTTCTAGTTGAGGTTTAGTAGTAAGGTCAGTTCTGAAAGGAAACAAAGTCATTCTCCTCTCATAAACCCAGGTACATCTCTGTGCTGTGTTTTTATCACACTTTTAATAACGAAGTCTACAATAACAGATGAGGGTTTTCATAGTAGAATTAAGTGATAAAAGAACCAAAGTACTGAAAAAATAGGATTTTAACATCAGATCTGAATTTACCCCCATTCAGATGCCCACTTGAAATGTGTTTCTACACCTGACTGTTACAGCTTTTCATATTGGTTATTTTTCTGtcttgaaaatacattttcatagGTCATTTCAATGACCTAGTTCTAGTCCCAGAGTTGTTACTTGTTCTGGGCGAAATGAAGTTATCCTGGTGAAAATCTAGTTCTTCCAGAGTATCTTTCAGCTATAGTCTATTTAAAACAActcaagagaaaacattttttataaatatatcctgATAAAACTCCACTCTGAAGTTTTACAGCTCATTAGTAGATGGTAAAAATGTAAATGGACACTGTatagaaaattctttttaatgtgatgtgTTCATTACTTTTACcccctattttctttttgttttgttaaaaaaaatggattaacTCTGGTTGTGGTCACAGGTATTGATGTTTGAAAAACAAAGCTTTGAATAGGCGAGGACTACACCTGCTCAGATTTTAAGCTTTCCACTCTGGTTTGGCTTAGACATTAGCCACAGATGTTTATTTTGATAAAGTGAacaatatttggtgaatgaaacTGAGACCTGTAGGTAGAAACTGGTGGGCCCtgaatttattttactgttttgtttcaGATGTATCAAATGACTTGTAGAGTTTACAGTCACTGCTCAGCTATGATTTTTCAATTGTAAAGTTTTTAACTTCACATTTGGTaatcaaaaatagaataaaatatgtttacttaAAAAGAATAGGATGCATGTTTTCTGAACACATTTTTAGGCGAATAATAATTTTAACATGTATTGCTTTTTAACAATTAgttttttaataattaagaaTGCACTACTAAATCATGTCTGCTGGGAATACTTTGCCGTTTAAGAAACACTAGTTTCTATTGATACCCACACTTTTAGAGTTTACAGAGATTAGCCATGTCCATTCCATTCTGATTACTCATTCACTAGGAAGTTTAGAATTATGTGACTAGTACTTTTATTCTCAttgcttattattttataaaaaattttaaaatttaaacagtttccttcaaaaaattaatcttgtttttaaattttgttccattttttatgttaacatttttagcactcgtttttgttttttgtttttatttttgacctGTACTTTAAAACTtgaataatacatttttcttttctgaaacaaaattctgattaaaatctgggtcttgtttgtgtaaaaaaagaaaaaaggaagatttaaaaagttattagcTGTTTCTATTTTAGAGCCAACCTATGGTGAAACATTATAGACATAATATCAGAATAcagtataaaatgttttaaaatactaacTAAAATGTAATATAACTCCAAAATTTAGAGAAAGATGGGTGGAAGAAAACAGAGTACGCTCATTTCCTATCACAGATGTCGCTGACTGCATTTGATCTCTGAGGGCAGCTTC is a genomic window containing:
- the PROK2 gene encoding prokineticin-2 isoform X2, with product MRSPRCAPLLLLLLLPPRLLTPPAGDAAVITGACDKDPQCGGGMCCAVSIWVKSIRICTPMGKVGDSCHPLTRKVPFFGRRMHHTCPCMAGLACSRTSFNRYTCLARK
- the PROK2 gene encoding prokineticin-2 isoform X1 is translated as MRSPRCAPLLLLLLLPPRLLTPPAGDAAVITGACDKDPQCGGGMCCAVSIWVKSIRICTPMGKVGDSCHPLTRKNHFGNGRQERRKRKRRKRKKEVPFFGRRMHHTCPCMAGLACSRTSFNRYTCLARK